One Gloeothece verrucosa PCC 7822 DNA window includes the following coding sequences:
- a CDS encoding S8 family serine peptidase: MRQKIVWLACGLVVSGLITPALALYDSVGEEGIYADLLQAPPLNLTGRKIAIGQVEIGRPGKFGFDKAVAWNPAISLAGLFYRDTPAKPNTYVDNHANMVASVMVSQDKKLRGVAPAAKLYSGAVGNLKRGGQPEECLTSQHVALQNSGDVRAINFSFGESLQRDGRVDAKLDGNALLTQCIDWSARVHDVLYVIAGNQGKGGIPIPTDQYNGITTAYTAKREGQFAKVDFANLSALPEGTGRRLIKREINMGQRRAVSLVAPGNKILLYDLKGKVVEVSGTSFAAPHITASVALLQEFGDRQLRQHQANWSIDSRRHEVMRVVLLNSADKIKDPGNGLLLGMMKTTVDKHNRTWLDSDAYSNPKIPLDIQMGTGHLNVFRAYQQFSGGQWHPDKPVPFKGWDYNQVSAGTYNDYVLEQPLKENSYVSITLAWDRLVELNDANGNNLYDVGETFHDRGLNNLDIYLMPVDGGDVNQSICRSTSDVDSIEHIFCPVHKGGRYKIRVQYRQQVNEKTQPYALAWWTVPNK; encoded by the coding sequence ATGAGGCAAAAAATCGTCTGGCTGGCTTGTGGTTTGGTAGTTTCAGGATTAATCACACCTGCTTTAGCCTTGTATGACTCAGTGGGAGAAGAAGGGATTTATGCCGATCTGTTACAGGCCCCCCCACTTAATTTGACTGGCCGCAAAATCGCTATCGGACAAGTAGAGATCGGACGACCAGGCAAATTCGGTTTTGATAAAGCTGTGGCATGGAATCCGGCTATCTCATTAGCAGGGCTTTTTTATCGTGATACTCCTGCTAAACCTAATACCTATGTGGACAACCATGCGAATATGGTCGCCTCGGTGATGGTTAGTCAAGATAAAAAACTGCGAGGAGTGGCTCCGGCTGCGAAATTATACTCGGGTGCGGTGGGAAATCTCAAACGCGGTGGACAACCTGAAGAATGTCTCACCAGTCAACATGTGGCTTTACAAAATAGTGGTGATGTCCGGGCGATTAATTTTAGTTTTGGAGAATCTTTACAACGAGATGGTCGTGTAGATGCTAAACTCGACGGCAATGCTTTGTTAACTCAATGTATTGATTGGTCTGCACGAGTTCATGATGTTCTTTATGTCATCGCCGGCAATCAAGGTAAAGGCGGTATTCCTATTCCTACTGATCAATATAATGGCATTACTACCGCTTATACCGCTAAACGAGAAGGACAGTTTGCTAAGGTAGACTTTGCTAACCTCAGTGCTTTACCTGAAGGCACCGGCAGGCGGCTCATTAAACGGGAAATTAATATGGGCCAGCGCCGCGCAGTCAGTTTAGTGGCTCCAGGCAATAAGATTCTCCTTTATGATTTAAAGGGTAAAGTGGTTGAAGTGAGTGGGACAAGCTTTGCGGCTCCCCATATTACTGCCTCGGTCGCTTTGTTGCAGGAATTTGGCGACCGTCAATTAAGACAGCATCAAGCTAATTGGAGTATAGACTCTCGTCGTCACGAAGTCATGAGAGTGGTCTTACTCAACTCCGCAGATAAGATTAAAGACCCTGGCAATGGCTTATTGTTAGGAATGATGAAGACAACCGTTGATAAACATAATCGCACTTGGTTAGACTCAGATGCTTACTCTAACCCCAAAATTCCCCTGGATATACAAATGGGTACAGGACATCTCAATGTGTTTCGTGCTTATCAACAATTTAGTGGAGGGCAATGGCATCCAGATAAACCTGTACCCTTTAAGGGATGGGATTATAATCAAGTATCTGCCGGGACTTATAACGATTATGTTCTCGAGCAACCTCTCAAAGAAAATAGTTATGTATCTATTACTCTAGCTTGGGATAGATTGGTAGAGCTTAATGATGCCAATGGAAATAACCTATATGATGTCGGCGAAACGTTTCATGATCGCGGTTTAAATAACCTAGATATTTATCTAATGCCAGTGGATGGAGGTGATGTCAATCAAAGTATCTGTCGTTCCACCAGTGATGTAGATAGTATCGAGCATATTTTTTGTCCTGTTCATAAGGGTGGCCGTTATAAAATACGGGTTCAATATCGTCAACAAGTTAACGAGAAAACTCAGCCTTATGCTTTAGCGTGGTGGACTGTGCCTAATAAATAA
- a CDS encoding GDSL-type esterase/lipase family protein produces MLRKIVFIWVEVLGFLAGGLSVWFGINNYVAVADVIRILPLGDSITQGGRRERQEYTYRYPLYCMLRERGINVDFIGSLKTGLDPQATWPDCKTVPFDRDHEGHYGWTTSKVRDHLASWLQTYPHPPDVVLLHLGTNDQKASDFNQAIIEPLKDIIAMLRKVNPRVVIFVGHLNFNDGAALKIRPLVEAMATELSTEESPVMTVPFYQGWIEDPHKPHTDTFDWAHPNPQGQEKMAQKWYEAIKPFLKKLGQQNNQQQENSNR; encoded by the coding sequence ATGTTGCGAAAAATTGTTTTTATTTGGGTTGAGGTGTTAGGATTTTTAGCTGGAGGTTTATCAGTGTGGTTTGGCATCAATAATTATGTCGCTGTTGCTGATGTTATCCGCATTCTGCCACTAGGAGATTCTATTACCCAAGGGGGACGCAGAGAACGCCAGGAATACACCTACCGCTATCCCCTTTATTGTATGCTCCGTGAACGAGGCATAAATGTAGACTTCATCGGTTCACTTAAAACAGGACTTGATCCCCAAGCTACCTGGCCAGACTGTAAAACTGTTCCCTTTGACCGAGATCATGAAGGTCATTATGGTTGGACGACGAGCAAAGTGCGAGATCATCTGGCCAGTTGGCTTCAAACTTATCCTCATCCGCCTGATGTGGTACTCTTGCATCTGGGGACTAATGACCAAAAGGCCAGTGATTTTAATCAGGCCATTATAGAGCCGCTAAAAGATATTATTGCTATGCTGCGAAAGGTTAACCCAAGGGTGGTGATTTTTGTGGGACATCTTAATTTTAATGATGGTGCTGCCTTAAAGATTCGACCTCTTGTAGAAGCAATGGCCACTGAACTTAGTACAGAAGAATCACCCGTCATGACTGTACCTTTTTATCAAGGTTGGATCGAAGATCCGCATAAACCCCATACTGATACCTTTGACTGGGCACACCCCAATCCGCAAGGTCAAGAAAAAATGGCTCAAAAATGGTACGAGGCAATCAAGCCATTTCTAAAAAAATTAGGCCAACAAAATAATCAACAGCAGGAAAACAGCAATAGATAA
- a CDS encoding cation:proton antiporter produces MNVAQLVSVLVILLLVATGIALASQWLRIPYVSGLVLAGLAIAELLPDEIGLDDALILNVFLPILIFEAAINTDISRLRTTIKPVAILAGPGVMLSSGITAIVLKWGLGLHWTPALLLGVILAITDTVSVIAVFKEIPVPSKLTTIVEGESLFNDGVALVLFTLILKFHASGSITVVEGLQEFIVVIVGGTLVGLALGYLSIGLIVRSDEPLRNILLTGAVALGAFQIGHSLEVSGVVAIVVAGLIIGTVGLSSNISASTRLTLLSFWECASFGVNSLIFLLIGLEINLTTLWNTLPAVMLAIVAYQLGRLLCVYPLLALINRFDRPIPLRWQHVLFLGNIKGSLSMALALSIPSSIEAREEVIAIVFGAVLLSLVGQGISLPWLVKQLNLSKVSFPEQQIEDWQAQLITAKAAQDELDSLLKTGILPKSIFEEMRAAYQVRVAAAEKALREFYNRRNNDLKSEKQQQTKLESIRRRLLLAEKNALNEARRKGILSDMIVQVRLKTIDEQLLNLDDH; encoded by the coding sequence ATGAATGTTGCTCAATTAGTTTCGGTTTTAGTGATTCTTTTATTGGTGGCTACTGGGATAGCTTTAGCGTCCCAATGGCTGAGGATTCCTTATGTTAGCGGCTTAGTTTTAGCTGGATTAGCGATTGCCGAACTTTTACCCGATGAAATTGGATTAGATGATGCTTTAATTTTAAATGTATTTTTGCCGATTCTCATTTTTGAAGCCGCCATTAATACCGATATTAGCCGTCTTCGTACCACCATTAAACCCGTTGCTATTTTAGCCGGGCCGGGTGTCATGCTATCTTCTGGGATCACCGCCATTGTCTTGAAGTGGGGACTAGGACTTCATTGGACACCTGCCTTATTGCTGGGAGTCATTTTAGCCATCACGGATACAGTTTCTGTGATTGCTGTTTTTAAAGAGATCCCTGTTCCTTCGAAATTAACCACCATTGTAGAAGGAGAAAGCTTATTTAATGATGGCGTAGCTTTAGTGCTATTTACCCTGATTTTAAAATTTCATGCTTCTGGTTCCATTACTGTGGTGGAGGGATTACAAGAGTTTATCGTGGTGATTGTAGGAGGAACCCTTGTCGGTTTAGCCTTGGGATATCTCAGTATCGGTTTAATTGTTCGCTCAGATGAGCCATTAAGAAATATTTTACTCACCGGAGCAGTGGCATTAGGCGCTTTTCAAATCGGCCATTCATTAGAAGTATCAGGCGTAGTGGCCATTGTCGTTGCAGGACTAATTATCGGGACTGTGGGATTATCCAGTAATATTTCTGCTTCTACTCGCTTAACTTTATTAAGTTTTTGGGAATGTGCGAGTTTTGGCGTTAATAGTTTAATTTTTTTACTGATTGGTTTAGAAATCAATCTAACGACTTTATGGAACACTTTACCGGCTGTAATGCTGGCCATTGTGGCCTATCAACTTGGTCGTTTACTCTGTGTTTATCCCCTACTAGCACTAATCAATCGATTTGACCGTCCTATTCCTCTGCGGTGGCAGCACGTGTTATTTTTAGGTAATATCAAAGGCTCTCTGTCTATGGCACTTGCTTTAAGTATCCCCTCATCCATAGAAGCAAGAGAAGAAGTCATCGCTATTGTATTTGGCGCAGTTTTATTATCTCTAGTCGGACAAGGAATCAGCTTACCTTGGTTAGTAAAACAGTTAAATTTGTCTAAAGTTTCTTTTCCAGAACAACAGATTGAAGATTGGCAAGCGCAACTCATTACCGCCAAAGCCGCACAAGATGAATTAGATAGTTTGTTAAAAACAGGGATCTTACCTAAATCTATTTTTGAGGAAATGCGAGCGGCTTATCAGGTACGAGTAGCCGCAGCCGAAAAGGCTTTACGAGAGTTTTATAATCGTCGTAATAATGACTTAAAATCTGAAAAACAACAACAAACAAAATTAGAATCTATCCGTCGTCGCTTATTGTTAGCTGAAAAAAACGCCCTTAATGAGGCAAGACGCAAGGGTATTTTATCAGATATGATTGTGCAAGTAAGGTTGAAAACTATTGATGAGCAATTGTTGAATTTAGATGATCATTAA
- a CDS encoding potassium channel family protein, with product MYVLIGGAGLVGISLAQKLVELDHTVAIIDIDPSACRYAREQVGAMAFEGSAVKTEVLLEAGIRKADALVAALRNDALNLALVTLAKHYGVPYILSRMRHSDFAEPLRLAGAHRIVGAIELAVSTLVNAIEYPQVESMMHFEQGQIEVLKLAIPDNCYIVGRSIAEIAQNPRFPSDSLIIGYQPHPHERLIIPNGSTVVEPGSTVLVATKPGLLHQVIDFIEQCK from the coding sequence ATGTATGTATTAATTGGGGGAGCCGGTTTAGTCGGCATAAGCTTGGCTCAAAAATTGGTAGAACTCGACCATACTGTGGCTATTATTGACATAGACCCATCAGCTTGTCGTTATGCTCGTGAACAAGTGGGAGCAATGGCTTTTGAGGGAAGTGCTGTCAAAACAGAAGTCTTGTTAGAAGCCGGCATTCGTAAGGCAGATGCTCTAGTGGCGGCTCTCCGCAATGATGCTTTAAACTTAGCTTTAGTGACTTTAGCTAAACACTACGGAGTTCCTTATATTCTCTCGAGAATGCGCCACAGTGATTTTGCTGAACCCTTGCGGCTGGCGGGAGCGCATCGTATTGTTGGAGCAATTGAATTAGCGGTTTCAACCCTCGTGAATGCGATTGAATATCCGCAAGTAGAATCGATGATGCACTTTGAGCAAGGACAGATTGAAGTGTTAAAGTTAGCGATTCCTGACAATTGCTATATTGTGGGTCGAAGTATTGCAGAAATTGCTCAAAATCCCCGATTTCCTTCGGATTCTCTAATTATAGGCTATCAACCCCATCCCCATGAAAGATTGATTATTCCTAACGGTTCTACCGTAGTCGAACCCGGTTCAACAGTTTTAGTGGCTACAAAACCGGGATTGTTACATCAAGTTATTGATTTTATCGAACAATGTAAATAG
- a CDS encoding NRAMP family divalent metal transporter: MKPQKILEVGLGILTSIGGFLDVGAIATSAQAGSSFGFQLIWAILLGTVCVIVLVEMSGRLAAVSKHTLIDAVRERLGFRFLIIPLIAEIIVDLLVLAAEIGGVCIALQLVTGISFQWWALPVAFLIWLLLWKGNFSIIENGVSVLGLITLAFVFATIKLHPSLTQLGSGLLPSLPKQDTPHYLFIAVSILGALISPYLFYFYSSGAVENRWSEEDISINRVVAVLGMGFGSIVSLGVLIVAALVFYPNGIQVDQYEQVALILTQPLGYWGFVLFAASLGITCFGAALEVSLDNAYIVSQAFGWNWGENLRPKQAARFCLVYSVLLFLASMLMVIGIDPLQLTLFSMALTAVILPLVVIPFLIIMNDESYIGNHRNHWLNNTIVIFIIALTFVLAVAAIPLEMLGG; the protein is encoded by the coding sequence ATGAAACCTCAGAAAATTCTTGAAGTAGGCCTTGGTATCCTCACCAGTATCGGCGGTTTTTTGGATGTGGGAGCGATCGCCACTTCAGCCCAAGCCGGCTCATCTTTTGGGTTCCAACTCATTTGGGCAATTCTTCTCGGTACGGTTTGCGTGATTGTTTTGGTAGAAATGTCTGGGCGTTTAGCCGCCGTTAGTAAACATACGCTGATAGATGCTGTACGAGAACGTTTAGGATTTCGTTTTTTAATTATTCCCCTCATTGCAGAAATTATCGTTGATTTGTTGGTGTTAGCGGCTGAGATTGGCGGCGTTTGTATTGCCTTGCAACTGGTAACCGGCATTAGTTTTCAATGGTGGGCTTTGCCGGTGGCTTTTTTGATTTGGTTACTGCTTTGGAAAGGTAACTTTAGTATTATTGAAAATGGCGTGTCTGTTTTAGGATTGATTACCCTGGCTTTTGTTTTTGCCACCATTAAACTACATCCCTCTCTAACACAATTAGGGTCGGGTTTATTACCGAGTTTACCTAAACAAGATACCCCTCATTATTTATTTATAGCGGTTAGTATTTTAGGGGCTTTAATTAGTCCTTATTTATTTTATTTCTATTCATCGGGAGCAGTAGAAAATCGATGGAGTGAAGAAGATATCTCCATTAATCGGGTGGTGGCGGTTTTGGGGATGGGATTTGGAAGTATCGTCTCTTTGGGGGTGTTAATTGTAGCCGCCCTGGTGTTTTATCCTAACGGTATTCAAGTTGACCAATATGAACAAGTGGCCTTAATTTTAACCCAACCTTTAGGCTATTGGGGTTTTGTCCTCTTTGCCGCTTCTCTGGGAATTACCTGTTTTGGTGCGGCGCTAGAGGTGAGTCTCGATAATGCTTACATCGTCTCTCAAGCTTTTGGTTGGAATTGGGGGGAAAATTTACGCCCAAAACAAGCCGCGCGTTTTTGTCTGGTGTATTCAGTGTTGCTTTTTTTGGCTTCAATGTTAATGGTAATTGGTATTGATCCTTTACAATTAACTCTTTTTTCTATGGCCCTGACGGCGGTTATTTTACCATTAGTGGTTATACCTTTTTTGATCATTATGAATGATGAATCCTATATCGGTAATCATCGTAACCATTGGTTAAATAATACTATTGTCATTTTTATTATTGCCTTAACCTTTGTTTTGGCAGTTGCCGCTATTCCGTTAGAAATGCTAGGAGGTTGA
- a CDS encoding class I SAM-dependent methyltransferase, producing the protein MTQWYKEDLAYIHDVGFSEFALKSAPGILEILQQNLIQTGLIVELGCGSGLLTQELVKANYQVLGIDISPEMIAIARQRLPNIEFRLESLFKADIPPCQAVISVGECFNYLFDTDNNSALLVNLFRRIYNALTPGGVLIFDLVEMEKILLETPRQKFTEGNNWLVLVERQEDQQEKILTRRIITFRKVGEHYRRDEETHRQRLYESEEIAFLLRQEGFQVERKVRYGLYNLPKNHSVFIARKAV; encoded by the coding sequence ATGACACAATGGTACAAAGAAGACTTAGCCTATATTCATGATGTCGGTTTTAGTGAATTTGCTCTCAAATCTGCTCCAGGAATTTTAGAAATCCTGCAACAAAACCTGATACAAACCGGATTAATTGTTGAATTAGGCTGTGGAAGCGGCTTATTAACCCAAGAACTGGTCAAAGCAAATTATCAGGTTCTTGGCATTGATATCTCGCCAGAAATGATTGCTATTGCTCGCCAAAGATTACCTAATATTGAGTTTCGCCTCGAATCTTTATTTAAAGCCGATATCCCCCCATGTCAGGCGGTTATTTCGGTAGGAGAATGTTTTAATTATCTATTTGATACTGATAACAATAGCGCCCTTCTAGTTAATCTATTTCGCCGCATCTATAACGCCTTAACTCCGGGAGGGGTTTTAATTTTTGATCTGGTAGAAATGGAAAAAATTCTCTTAGAAACTCCGAGACAAAAATTCACTGAAGGAAATAATTGGTTAGTGTTAGTTGAAAGACAAGAAGATCAGCAAGAAAAAATTTTGACTCGTCGAATAATCACCTTTAGAAAAGTAGGAGAACACTACAGGCGGGATGAAGAAACACACCGTCAGCGACTTTATGAATCAGAAGAGATAGCCTTTTTATTGCGTCAAGAGGGTTTTCAGGTTGAAAGGAAGGTCAGGTATGGCCTATATAATTTACCAAAAAATCATTCAGTTTTCATCGCCCGTAAAGCAGTATAA